The proteins below come from a single Gloeocapsopsis sp. IPPAS B-1203 genomic window:
- a CDS encoding rhodanese-like domain-containing protein: protein MTPHFSHSIEQISVEELDQRLRTQPMPALQLIDVRESEEVAIASIANFDVLPLSQFARWADTILVRFDPHVETLVMCHHGIRSAQMCQWLQQQGFTNVKNIAGGIDAYSLAVDSTIPRY, encoded by the coding sequence ATGACACCACATTTTAGTCATTCAATTGAGCAAATCAGCGTCGAAGAACTCGATCAACGCTTGCGCACCCAACCAATGCCAGCATTACAGTTGATCGATGTCCGCGAATCAGAGGAAGTGGCGATCGCATCGATTGCTAACTTTGATGTCTTACCTTTAAGTCAATTTGCCCGCTGGGCTGATACTATACTTGTTCGATTTGACCCTCATGTAGAAACACTCGTCATGTGTCATCATGGCATCCGTTCTGCTCAAATGTGTCAATGGTTACAGCAGCAAGGATTTACAAATGTGAAAAATATTGCTGGCGGGATTGATGCGTACTCTTTGGCAGTTGATTCGACAATTCCTCGCTATTAA
- a CDS encoding DUF3352 domain-containing protein, producing the protein MMKRRPFFYFLAVSIVVLLLTGIGGCYWLVRGSPLTLLQGGTQATPEAAIFVPKQAPVMVSILVNPDRLEKLRQAIARPKERRRSRLELDQIKTTLLANTGLDYRRDVQPWLGDEITAAVTTSDYDRDQYNGQQPGYLMALATKDAEKSREFLQLVFSKQAIAPTDLEFEDYKGVNLVYHKPHAQGESLQPSTRILSGAVVGDRFVLLANHPRVIKDAINNVQAPDLNLTTSSRYQQALSQLPPRRLGLAFLNLPGVISWQGLDTAQTYESQIIALEANRKGLLTETTLLAASPQEVASTPELREPVGALKYVPATSGLAIAGTDLSNLNNTALSQLWKQVAQISTSGYDAISRLINQPLANLQQRWGINLEEDIFSWVQGEYAIALLPHADTSTSDWIFVTEKSPAATEGISRLDMLARQRGYDITTLPLGEQKIAAWTQLTTAPLAKANSEAGAITIKAKVLGVHGSTDKYEILTTSVDAMDAVFKADQAGSLLNDAKFQASIEAIPQPNAGYVYLDWTMTQSLLERQLPALKLVEVIAKPLFDNLRSLTVSSYGSEPGLLKGGVFFRLNE; encoded by the coding sequence ATGATGAAGCGACGCCCATTCTTTTATTTTTTAGCAGTCAGTATAGTGGTGCTGTTATTGACAGGTATCGGTGGCTGTTACTGGTTAGTACGAGGAAGTCCGTTAACGTTATTACAAGGTGGAACGCAAGCAACACCTGAAGCAGCGATTTTTGTGCCAAAACAAGCACCTGTGATGGTGTCAATTTTAGTCAATCCAGACCGCTTGGAGAAATTGCGCCAAGCAATAGCCCGCCCTAAAGAACGACGGCGATCGCGTTTGGAGTTAGACCAAATTAAAACAACATTGCTGGCTAACACTGGCTTAGATTACCGCCGCGATGTTCAACCTTGGTTAGGCGATGAAATTACAGCTGCGGTGACAACCAGCGACTATGACAGAGATCAGTATAACGGTCAACAGCCAGGATATCTGATGGCACTTGCGACCAAAGATGCCGAAAAAAGCCGCGAATTTTTACAGCTTGTCTTTTCCAAACAAGCGATCGCACCAACTGATTTAGAATTTGAAGACTATAAAGGTGTGAATTTGGTTTATCACAAACCTCATGCACAGGGAGAGAGCTTACAGCCATCAACCCGTATCCTTTCAGGTGCTGTAGTCGGCGATCGCTTTGTGCTACTTGCCAATCACCCTCGGGTGATTAAAGATGCCATTAATAATGTTCAGGCTCCGGATCTCAACTTAACAACATCAAGTCGTTATCAGCAAGCTTTAAGTCAGTTACCACCTCGGCGACTGGGTTTAGCTTTTCTCAATCTTCCTGGGGTAATTTCATGGCAAGGATTAGACACTGCCCAAACTTATGAAAGCCAAATTATTGCGTTAGAAGCAAACCGTAAAGGACTATTAACCGAAACAACACTTCTTGCTGCATCACCTCAAGAAGTTGCTTCTACACCAGAGTTGAGAGAACCTGTTGGTGCTTTAAAGTACGTTCCCGCAACAAGCGGCTTGGCGATCGCTGGAACTGATTTGAGTAACTTAAACAACACGGCACTCAGCCAACTATGGAAACAAGTTGCACAAATATCAACTTCTGGCTACGATGCAATTTCACGTTTGATTAACCAACCATTAGCGAACCTACAGCAACGCTGGGGTATCAATTTAGAAGAAGATATTTTTAGTTGGGTGCAAGGAGAATATGCGATCGCACTTTTACCTCACGCCGATACATCAACTTCAGATTGGATTTTTGTGACTGAAAAATCTCCAGCTGCAACTGAAGGTATTTCGCGATTAGATATGCTGGCACGACAACGCGGATATGATATCACCACACTGCCACTAGGAGAGCAAAAAATTGCGGCTTGGACACAACTGACAACAGCTCCATTAGCAAAAGCAAACTCTGAAGCAGGCGCAATTACAATCAAAGCAAAAGTACTGGGTGTTCATGGCTCAACAGATAAATATGAAATTTTGACGACTTCGGTAGATGCTATGGATGCAGTATTTAAAGCCGATCAAGCTGGTTCGTTGCTCAATGATGCGAAATTTCAAGCTAGTATTGAAGCCATACCACAGCCGAATGCAGGTTATGTGTATCTTGATTGGACAATGACTCAATCACTGCTAGAACGTCAGTTACCCGCACTGAAGCTCGTGGAAGTCATCGCTAAACCTTTGTTTGATAATTTGCGATCGCTGACTGTCAGTAGTTACGGTAGTGAACCAGGATTACTCAAAGGTGGTGTATTTTTCCGCTTGAATGAGTAG